The genomic segment GCTGACAAAACACCGCTCGGTCATGACGGCTAGCCTCCGGACAACGATTGCACGACATCGACCACGGCCGTGGCCGCGACCGGGTCGCTGAGCGACACGCGGTCGTCAATCTGGCGGCCATCGATGAAGGCCGCCATATGCCTGCGCAGCTTGCCATCGTCATCAAGGACATAGCCGCGCGCCTGTTCGTTGGTGCTGAAGTACGCGTCAAACACCTCGCGCAAGGTCGTGCCTTCGACATCGCGCGTCGGGCACTCGACGTGGCGCTGGATGTTGCGGGTGAACCGCACGGACGGCATGGGGTGATATTACAATGGGAAAAGCACGATGGTTCAATCACGATGGTTCAATCACGATGGTTCAATCACGATGGTTCAATCACGATGGTTCAATCACGATGGTTCAATCACGATGGTTCAATCACGACGGTTCAATCACGACGGTTCGACGTAGAACCCCCGTGTTTGAACTTCCGTGCTTGAACCTCCGTGCTTGAACCTCCGTGCTTGAACCACCATGATCATCCACCTCATTGACGGCACGTTCGAGCTCTTTCGCCACTTCTACGCCGTGCCGTCCGCGCACGATCGCAGTGGCATGGAAGTGGGTGCCGTGCGCGGGGTGCTGGCCTCAATTCGCGGCATGGTCAATGGCGGTGCGACGCACGTCGGGGTCGCCACTGATCACGTGATCGAGTCGTTTCGAAACGAACTCTACCCGGGCTACAAGACTGGCGAGGGCATTGAGCCGGCCCTGTGGGCGCAGTTTCCTTTGCTCGAAGAAACGCTGACCGCCTACGGTGTCCGCGTCTGGCCCATGGTCGAGTTCGAGGCCGACGATGCGCTCGGCGCGGCGGCGGTGAAGGCGGCGAAGGATCCGCGCGTGACGCAGGTGCGCATCTGCACGCCGGATAAGGACCTGGCCCAGTGCGTGCAGGGCACGCGCATTGTCCAGGAGGATCGACTGCGTCGCACCACTCGCGATGAGGCCGGCGTGATCGCCAAGTTCGGCGTGCCGCCCGCCTCCATCCCCGACTACCTGGCGCTCGTTGGCGACACCTCGGACGGCTATCCAGGCCTGCAAGGGTGGGGCGCCAAGTCGGCCGCGCTGGTGCTTGCGAAGTTCGGCCACATCGAGAACATTCCTGACGATGGCACGACGTGGGGCGTGAATGTGCGGGCCGGTTCGCTCGCCGCGACGCTGAAGCGAGATCGCGACAAGGCTCTGCTGTTCCGGCAGATCGCGACGATCCGGACCGACGTGCCCGTGTTCGAGACGGTGGACGAGTTGGAGTACCAAGGGCCGACGCCCGCGTTTGCGGCAGTCAAGGACCGGTTGGATTCAGCGAAGTCGGCGTAGCTATTGCCCGGGTCGGCAGCAATAGATAGTGCGATAGTGACCTGTGGCCCTGTATCTCGGA from the Acidobacteriota bacterium genome contains:
- a CDS encoding MoaD/ThiS family protein — encoded protein: MPSVRFTRNIQRHVECPTRDVEGTTLREVFDAYFSTNEQARGYVLDDDGKLRRHMAAFIDGRQIDDRVSLSDPVAATAVVDVVQSLSGG
- a CDS encoding 5'-3' exonuclease H3TH domain-containing protein, with protein sequence MIIHLIDGTFELFRHFYAVPSAHDRSGMEVGAVRGVLASIRGMVNGGATHVGVATDHVIESFRNELYPGYKTGEGIEPALWAQFPLLEETLTAYGVRVWPMVEFEADDALGAAAVKAAKDPRVTQVRICTPDKDLAQCVQGTRIVQEDRLRRTTRDEAGVIAKFGVPPASIPDYLALVGDTSDGYPGLQGWGAKSAALVLAKFGHIENIPDDGTTWGVNVRAGSLAATLKRDRDKALLFRQIATIRTDVPVFETVDELEYQGPTPAFAAVKDRLDSAKSA